The genomic interval ACGCTCGCCGAGCTCACGGCGATCACGGTGCGCGACGGCGCCGGGCACGAGGACACCATCCCCGCGTTCGCCGACTACGTGCGGCGGGCCGCGGAGCTCGAGATGCCGCTCCTCATCGAGATCAAGCTCGGCGGAGCCGACACCGAGGATCACGTCGCCCGGCTGGTCGCCGAACTGGAGTCGCTCGACGCGCTGGAGACGAACATCTACCACTCGCTCGACGCGGCGAGCGTCGCGGAGCTCAAGCGGCTCCGCCCCGACCTGACCGTCGGCTACACGATGCCGTTCGCCGGCGGCGACGTGCCCGACACCGCGGCCGACTTCATCGTCGTCGAGCAGTGGACCGCCACCCGGGCCATGCAGGACGACGCGTGGAACGCGGGCCTCGGATTCATGGCCTGGACCGTGAACGACGACGCCGGAATCCGCGAGCACCTGCGCCGCGACACCGACGGCATCATCACCGACCACCCCGACCTCGCGCTCAGCACGCGCGAGCAGATCGATGAGGAGTCCGGGCTCGCCGACGCCCTGCTCGACACCATCACCCGCTTCGTGACGGTGGTGTAGCGCCCGACGGGCCGCGACCGGCCGGAGGCCTCGCCGGCCCTCGGGCGCCGCGACCCGACGGGCGCCGCGCTCAGCCGATCAGCACCTCGCGCTCGAGCCGCGCGTAGCTCGACTCCATCCCGTCCGCCATGCCGGTCGCGAGCACGTTCTCCCGGGTCGCCGCATCCGGATAGGTGATGAGATACGCGAGCAGCGTGCCGTCCGCGACCGGGGTGAGCGTGAGCTCGTTGAGGGTCTCGGGACTCTCGGCCCCCTCGGGATCCTGCGGGGAGATCATGCGCTCCGTGGAGACGAGCCGATGGGGCGCTTCGGCTTCGACGACCACGCCGGCGAAGCCGAAGCGCTCCCCGGTCTCGTCGTTCTGCCACTCGATGCGGAGCTCCTGACCGGGCTCGGCGCCGTAGACGCACACGGGCATGCTCCAACCGGCGGGGCCGAGCTGCCAGCGCCTGAGCAGCTCCGGATCGGTGTGCGCCCGCCACACCTGCTCGGCGGAGCCGCGGATGACCCGGGAGACGCGTGCCTGGGACTCCCCGATGAGCTGCACCTGGGTCGCCCGGTCCGCGGCGAAGTCGCGCAGTTCGGCGAGCACGCCGTCGATCTGCTCCATGGCGGCGCGCATGCCCTCGACCATGCCCATCCCCTGCAGCTGCTCGAGCTCCTCGAGCGTGGCGAAGTGCGTCGTGGTGGTGAGGCGGGAGCCGAGCGCGGTCTCCGCGAAGTCGAACACCATGCGCATGTGCGGCAGTTCCGTGTTCGGGCTGCCGTCCTCCCGCGCGAAGCCGTCGCGCACCTCGAAGGCGTGCGGGGCATCGACCGAGACCCACTCCCAGTAGCCGTGGCTGCGGTCGCCCTCCGGCCCGGTCATCCAGTAGGCGCTGCGCCCGCCGGGGTACGCGTCGTGCCGCTGGAAGGTCGCGGGATACTCCGGCGGTCCCCAGAAGCGCTCGATCTGCCTCGGGTCCGTGTAGGCGTCCCAGAGCCGCTGCACGGGGACGGTGAAGTCGGCGACCACCGTGAGGGTGAGCGCTTCGGGATCGGTGACCACGTCGGTGATGGGCATGATGTCGGCCTTTCGTCGGGTGCGACGCGCCTCGGTGCGCGCCGCGGGGTCAGGGATGCTCGGCGAGGAGCGCGTCGAGGCGATCGATGCGCGCGCGCCAGAGCTGTTCGAAGTGCCCGAGCAGATCCCGGGCGCGGGCGATGGTGTCGGGGTTGCCTCGGATGATGCGCTCCCTTCCGCGCGGGGTCCGCGCCACGAGATCGGCGGCCTCCAGCACGGCGATGTGCTTCTGCACGGCCGCGAAGGTCATGTCGTAGTCGGCCGCGAGCTCCGAGATGGACGCCTCGGCGGTGAGTGTACGGCGCACGATGTCGCGCCGGGTGGCGTCGGCCAGCGCGCGGAAGATCCGGTCGACCTGCGCGTCGCTCAGCGTCGCGCCGATCGCCGCATCCGTCACCGTCCGTGCCATGCTCGCCTCCATTATGAAACCATCTGGTTGTACATTACGACGCGTGCGTCGCCGCGTCAACCCCGGGAGTGCGCTCGGCGGGCTACTCGGCGGCGGAGGGCTCGGGATCCGCGGCGCCGCCCGCGCGCCGCTTCGCCCGCCACGCGCGGAACGCGCGCCATGCCTCGAGGAGGATCGGGATGCCCGGGAGCAGCACGAGCACGATGATGAAGATCTCGCTGTACTCGCGCACGAAGGGAATGCGACCGAGGAAGTAGCCGAGGAGCGTCACGCCGACGCCCCACAGCAGCGCGCCGACCGCGTTGTAGATCACGAAGTGGCGGTAGTGCATCTTCCCCACGCCCGCGGCGGCGGGCACGAAGGCGCGGAAGATCGGCAGGAAGCGGGCGATGATGATCGCCTTCGGGCCGTGCTTCTCGAAGAAGGCATGGGTCCGCTCCACGTTCTCGGGATTGAAGAGCCGGCTCTTCTCTCTGCTGAAGATGGCGGGGCCGAGCTTGCGGCCGATCATGAAGCCGAGTTGATCCCCCGCGAAGGCGAAGCAGAACAGCAGCGTGCAGGTGAGCCAGATCGGGATGTCGATGATGCCGGTCGCGCTGAAGAGCCCGACGGTGAAGAGGAGCGAGTCGCCGGGGAGGAACGCGAGGACGAGCACCCCGGTCTCGAGGAAGACGAAGGCGCATGCGAGCACGAGCGCGATCCAGCCGCCCGCCTCGAGCAGCGTCTCGGGATCGAGCCAGTCGATGCCGAAGAGGGCCGGGACGGTCGCGATCGCGTGGAGGGCGGTGGTCGTCAGGTTCACTGCTCGGCTTTCGTCGGGGAGGGTCCGCGGGCGCGGCACCGTGTCTCAGTATGCCGCGCCCGCCTGGATGTTCTCCGGCCTCAGGCCCGTTCGGCCATCTCCACGACGTTCTGCAGCAGCAGCGCCCGGGTCATCGGGCCGACCCCGCCGGGGTTCGGCGAGACCCAGCCCGCGACGGCCGCGACGCCGGGGTCGACGTCGCCCACGACGCGGCTCTTGCCCGTCTCGGGGTCGGTCTTGCGCGAGACGCCCACGTCGAGGACGATGGCGCCCGGGCGCACGTCCTCCGCGCGGACGATCCCCTCGACGCCCGCCGCGGCGACGATCACGTCGGCGCGGCGCAGCTCCGCGCCGAGATCGGCCGTGCCCGTGTGCGTGA from Leucobacter allii carries:
- a CDS encoding SRPBCC family protein, with protein sequence MPITDVVTDPEALTLTVVADFTVPVQRLWDAYTDPRQIERFWGPPEYPATFQRHDAYPGGRSAYWMTGPEGDRSHGYWEWVSVDAPHAFEVRDGFAREDGSPNTELPHMRMVFDFAETALGSRLTTTTHFATLEELEQLQGMGMVEGMRAAMEQIDGVLAELRDFAADRATQVQLIGESQARVSRVIRGSAEQVWRAHTDPELLRRWQLGPAGWSMPVCVYGAEPGQELRIEWQNDETGERFGFAGVVVEAEAPHRLVSTERMISPQDPEGAESPETLNELTLTPVADGTLLAYLITYPDAATRENVLATGMADGMESSYARLEREVLIG
- a CDS encoding ArsR/SmtB family transcription factor codes for the protein MARTVTDAAIGATLSDAQVDRIFRALADATRRDIVRRTLTAEASISELAADYDMTFAAVQKHIAVLEAADLVARTPRGRERIIRGNPDTIARARDLLGHFEQLWRARIDRLDALLAEHP
- a CDS encoding VTT domain-containing protein translates to MNLTTTALHAIATVPALFGIDWLDPETLLEAGGWIALVLACAFVFLETGVLVLAFLPGDSLLFTVGLFSATGIIDIPIWLTCTLLFCFAFAGDQLGFMIGRKLGPAIFSREKSRLFNPENVERTHAFFEKHGPKAIIIARFLPIFRAFVPAAAGVGKMHYRHFVIYNAVGALLWGVGVTLLGYFLGRIPFVREYSEIFIIVLVLLPGIPILLEAWRAFRAWRAKRRAGGAADPEPSAAE